Genomic window (Arcobacter aquimarinus):
TCATTACTCGCCCCATTAGCTTCAAGTTTAACCATACCTGTTCCATGAGAATCAACAACCCAAGTCATTTGATTTGAATTTCCTAAAATAGCTTTTACTTCAGGTGTCATTTGCATACTTGATGAAGCAGAAAAAGTAACTATATCTTTATCTACAACTGAAGCATTTCCATTTGTTGTCCACCCTGTTAAACCATTTTCGAAACCCGCATTATCAAATATCTGTTTTGGTGTTGAACTTATTGGATTTGCATTAGCTGGATCTTGAGAGCCAAATGTAGGAGCATCATTTGTCCCAATTATTTTAAATGTAACTATTTTCGTATCTGTTGCATTTTGAGTATCTGTTGCTATTATAGTATAAGAGAATGTTATTGTTTCACCTTTTGCTAAAAAGTTTAAATCAATATTACTTACATTATAACTCCAAGTTCCACCACCACTTTGTACATTATTATTTGTATTTATAGTAAATCCATTTATTAAAGCTGTAGCAATTGTATTATCAAGAACTCCTCCACTATAAACTATAGAGCCATTTATTTTTGTTATATTTACATTGTTATCTAAATCACTAAAATTTATAGTTCCACTTTTAAATAAATTTTGATTATTTGAATCTAAGCTTTCTGTAAAATTATTTTTCAAATCTAAAATTTCAAGAGTAGGAGCATCATTTACTCCTAAAACTTTTATTGTCGAAGTTGAAACTACACTATTTAGTACCCCATCATTTACAGTCCAAGAAACAATTCTTGTTTGTTCGCTTAAGCTTAAAGCTTCACTTGTTGAATCATAACTAACACTTTTTAAGGCATTTTCCCATTGAGAAAGAGTTGCTGTTTGTCCAGCAGAAGTTAACGTTAAAACTCCAGTTGTACTATTGTAAGAAGCTATAATATTCCCCATAGTAGAAGCATCATTTGTAAAATTCAACCTATCCCCACTAACAAATCCACCAATACTAACTGTTGCACTTGCTAATGTTGTATTATCTACATCATTTATAGTTATAGTAGGAGATAAAACTATTCCTGAAGCATTTTCTACATAGTTTATTGTATTTGTAGAGTTATTTATTGTTGGAGCATCATTTACAGGTAAAACTGTAACTGTAAGAAACGCCTGTTGTAAATTATCTCCAGCTAATCCTCCATATTCAACTATATATCCAGATATTGAACTTGTGTTATTTGTATTAAAATCATTCCATTTTCCAGCATTTACTCCTGTATAGTAAAAGTGAGCTACATCTTCACCATCAATACCTGAATCATTTGGTTCACCAGATGCCCAATTAGTAAAATAATTACTTAATAATTGTCCGGCTTCAGGTCCCGTTACCCATTTCCAAACTCCTTCATTTTCTGCATCACTAGCTCCAATCCAACCATTTCCACCAGCCATAGAAGTAATAAGAGCATTTTCACTATCTGAAGTAATTGTAACAAGATAGCCATTTAATCCGTAAAGAGTTCTATTTTCTGCATCAATTTTAGCTTGATCCCATGTAATTCCAGAAGCACTTACAAATTCATAATAGTGTCCATTATTAGGATTATAAAATTTTCCTGTTTGGTTTATTTTATATGGTTGTTCACCACTTCCTTGACCATCATTTATAGTAATTGTCAAAGGATCCTGTCCAGACCAATTTGAATCACCTTGATATCTAAGTGTTGCAAGTGCATTATTCAAATTTGTTACTGTTCCCGTTATTTGAAAAGTCTTATTTATTGCATCCCATGAAGTAGTTACTCCAGTTGAATTTCCTAAACTTAGAGTTCCATAATTTGCATCTATTGTAACAGTTAAATTACTACTTCCACTATCATTATCTCCAACAGTTAAACCAGAAATTGTAATAGAAGTATCTTCATTTACAGTTACTGTTTCTTTTCCTGAAATATATGGTAAATCATTTACTCCAATAATTTCAATAGATCTACTCAAAGAAACATCAGTAGTTCCACCTGAAGTAATTCCATTTATATTTATATTTTTTGTTTCACCTACTATATTTAAAGTTTCTGAACTATTATGATAAGTCAAATTTCTAGTAATATATTGTAAAACACTTCCACTAATTGCTGGTGGCATAACAGCTTGTGTTACAACTATATTATCTATATAAAGACTTGCCCCTGCTGCTCTTCCAAAAGTTTCATCAAATGTTCCAGAAACAAATACAAATTTATAAGTTCCTGCTGTATTTATATTTGTATTTTTTGTTGCCCATGCAGTTGCACTTGTTCCAACACCTGTTTGATTAAGTAACTCTACAGTTGCTCCTGTATCAACATTTAATAAATAAGCATAAATATCATAAGCATCATCTCCACCTTGTGCTTTCCAGTCAAAAGATACAGAATCTCCACTTGATAAAGTTACAGTACTATCTGAAACAACATAAGGACCATGAACAATATCTCCATCTCCTGCTGTTGTCATACCTGAGGAATAAAGTCTTAATGCTCCATCTTCAAAAGCATAAGAATATATAGCACCTGAAGGTGTATAATCATCTCCTCTACTTACTTCACTTGAATCATTTGGATTTGATGGTGTTGGTGTTGAATCAATAGGTGTTGCCCAACCATCAATAGTAGAAGTTCCAGCAACTCCATTTTGTCCTAACATTAACTGTTGAAGATAAATAGTCCACCCACTAATATCAACAACCGTACCAGTTTGAGTAGCAGTAGTATCAGAAAAATTTCCATTTGCAAAAGTATTACTAAAATTAATTCTTAATTTTTGTCCATTTTCACCATTATATGTATTATCAATAGAACCAACTAAAATAGCAACTGTTCCATTTCCTATATAAACTCCATTTCCAACTATACTAATTTGTCCATTTGTAGTACTTGCTGTTATCTCTTTTACTAAAGATAGTGTCTCTGTACTTGTACTTTCTGATAAACTAAACTCAACATATCCTCCTGAAAAATTAGTTCCAGAACTAATAGTTACATTATTTGCTACCAATGTTGCAGAATCATTTTCAGTATATGTCACATCAGCAAGTCTTGAAGAATAGTTTTCAACTACTATAGTAGAAGTTTCAATACTTCCAGTTTCGATTTCTAAATCCCAATCCCCATTTACATTAGAATTTCCAGTTACATCATTTGAAGCTGCAACATCAGCCTCTGTTATAGAAGCTAAAGTATTAATAAACTCTTGTCCTGTTCCATCATTTGCTACATTACATCCATAAAGTAATATATCTCCATTTTCAGATAAAGAATTTTTCATTGTTTGTAAAACAGCATCAAAATTATTTAGTGTATTTTGATTTAAAACATCATTTCCTACACTTATTTCACCTACATTACCATGAGATAAAATATGTATAGCATCTATATTTGTTTCACTTTTTAATATAGAATTTATATCATCTAGAGAACTTACAAGATATACTTCAACACCTTCACCTACACCATCAACTAAAGTTTGATAATCTTTTACAGTTATATCTATAAAAGCGACCTCTCTTCTGTCTCTTTCAAATCCTTGAACAGCTTGTGCTTCGTGTACAGAATTTTCAGCATTATTTTGTGTCACATCATTTGAAGTTGTAGTAGTTTCTGTATTATTTGAAGAGAAACTACTTTCATCTAAAACATCAACAGCTGTAGCAACAGCAGCACCATCAAAAAGAATTCTTTGCTCTAAGGCACTTATCATTGGTTTTTTTAAATTTTTTCTTTTCATAACTCTTCCTTAATGTTAGTTATTTTGTTGGTAAAATGTTGCTGTTGCACTCATACCAGGTATTATATTTTCAAATGGTTCTACAAGTTTCGCTCTTATACTTATAGATTGACTTGTTGGATCAACTATTGAATCTATTTGAACAATTTGAGCTTTCACTGTTGTTTGAGTCTCATCTACACCTAAATCAAACTCTATTCCTTTTTTTAACCAAATAAGCCAAGAAGAAGGAACTACAACTTTTGCTTCAAGATTATCAACTCCAACTATTTCCAAAAGTTCATCTTGTGGTTTAATATTTTGATACTTTGATACTTTTTTAGTTGCAACTTTTCCATCAAATGGAGCTTTAATATCACATCTTGAGATATTAATAGCTGCTATATCACTCTCTGCTTTTTGTTTATTTAAATTTTCTTGAGAAATTTGTATCTCAAAAGTTCCAATAGAACCAAAAGTGTCAAGTTTTTTATTTTTTTCAAGTTCTAGCCTTGCTATATCTTTTTCAACATCAATTTTTCTTTTTTGAGCTTTATAAACAGAACAATCAATTTTAATTAAGCTTTCTCCTTTTTTAAAAGAATCTCCTTCAAATTTTGAAAGCTGTATTATTTCACCAGCTATTTCACTTGAAAGAATTGTTCTATCAAGCGAAACTATTACTGCTCTTGCTGTTTGACTCTCACTTGCATACAAAGTTGAAAACAGTAAAGCAAAACTTAGAAACTTTTTCATCAAATAACCTTTTATTTAAACTCTACTCTATTTTTTTCTACTAACCAAAAATTCTCAACTACAATTTGTTTTATAGAAACACCTTGTTTTTTCGAGATTTTTGAAATATCATCATCTTTTTTAACTATATACTCTTTATCATTTATTAATAATCTTTCATTTTCATAAATTTTAATTTTTGAATTATTAAAATTTTTGTTAAATATAGAATCTTTTATTTTTACTTCTTTTTTCAAAGGTGTTTCAATATTTTCAGAAAATTCTTTTATCTCTTCTTTAGCAACTATTTTATTTTCTTCTTTTATATCTTCTACAATAACTTTTTCTTTTTGATTGAAAGATATTTCTTCTGTAGTTACTTCTTCTACTTTATCTGTAATAGAGTTTTTATTTTCATTTATTCCTAAAGAGGCAAATATTCTTCCATAACTATTTTGTACATTTGCATAAGAAGATGAATATCTAAGAGTTGCTAAAATATTATTTAGTTTTTCTTTTATTAAAATTAATCTACTATTTACATTAACTTCATTTTCTATTTTAGTTAAATCATAAATATCATCAGCAACAGTCAAATACTCTTTTGCAAGTAAATACTCTTTTTTGGCTTGATTAAATTTTACTATTGATAAATGAACTTGAGATAATACAGCCATTGAAAGAGCTAACTTTTGCTCTTTTGCTACTTCAACTTGAGTTTTAGCTAATTTATTCATTTCAGTTGCTTTAAATACATTTAAAAGATTCCATGAAACATTTGCACCATAAGAATACCAATCATTATTTAATAAATAATCACTATTTTCATAAGATAAAGACGCACTTAAATTTATTCCTGGAAGCATTTTAAGTTTTGCTGCTGTTATCTCTTTTTCAGAGATTCTTTCTTGATATCTACTCTCTGCTAATTCAGGTCTATTTTCAAGAGCTAAAATTTCCATCTCTTCAAGATTCATATCGATAGTTGGAATTTCATAATCTTTTTCTACTTTATCAGCTAAATCAAAAGCAATTCCAGGTTTTAAACCCATCAATTCAGCTAATTCAACTTTTGCAGAAATCAAACTACTTTCTAAAGTGTGAAGTGATCTTAAAATATCAAGTAACTCTCTTTGATAAGATAAAGCTTCCATAGGAGTTTTTGCAACTCTTTGTTCTTGCATTTTTTTAGAATCTTCTAAAGCTTGTTTTACTTCAACCATCATAGGCTGAATTCTTTTTAATAAATCTTGAGAAGAAACTGCCTGATAATAGGCTCTTCTTATCTCCTGAGTTAAACTGTGCTCAACTTTTTTTTGTTTTTCTTGAGCAATTAAAAATTTATCAGCTTGTTGTTGAGCTCTTACATAAGATAATCCAAAATCTAAAATATTCCAACTAAATGTTAAATCAGCTGTAGTTCTTTCTTTTTCTTGTGAAACTGAATAAGATGGATTTGAACCTAAAGGTTGAGGCTCACCATTTACGAAAGATGTACTTGCACTTGCAGCATAATTATTTCTTTCTGATAATCCAGAACTTGCTGTTAAACTAGGTAACATATCATAATATACTAAATCTAATTGTTGTTGAGAAAGAGCAGATTCTAAAACTTTTACTCTTTTTTGTAAATTATGTTCAAGTCCTCTTTGAATAGCCTCATCTAAAGAGATTGGTTTAGTAACAGGTTGAACTACTTCACTTAAAATAGTTAAATCATTTTTAACCATTTGTTTCACATCTTCTTTTAAAATTGCTTCTGGTTTTACTGCACAACCAGTTATTACAAAAGAAGCAACAACAGAAATAACTACACCTTTAGAAACTTTTTTTAACATTTTTTACTACCTATATTTATTATTTTTTTTATAATAACATTTTATAATCCTAGACAAATCTCAACTTAGTCTATTTTTTATATTATTTATGAGATGTATTTGAGATTTGGATATGATAAAATAAATTCAAATGAATAAAAAATAATAAAAAGGTTTATTATGAACTTCTTTAATGACAAAAAACTTCTACTTTTAGAGGATAGTAATGAATTTGTAGAAAATGCTATTGCACTTTTTAATATGTTTGTAAAAAAAACTCTTGTAGCAAAAAACATAAAAGAAGCATTTGAAATATTAGAAACAAATAAGATTGATTTAATAATTTCTGATATTCATCTAAAAAATGAGTGCGGATTTGACTTTATAAAAAAATTTAGAGAGACAAATAATGAAACTCCTATTTTAATCTTATCAGGATATAAAGATGAAGAATTGCTATTTAAAGCTATGACTTTAAATCTAAGTGGATATTTGATAAAACCAATAAATTTTAAAGCCCTAATTGAAGCTTTTGAAAAGTGCGAAGAAAAAATAAAATTTAATAACCAAACGGTGATAGAATTAAAAGATGGATTTAAATATGATAAAGACTTAAAAAAACTTGTAAAACAAGATGAAATATTTGAATTAAATAAAAAAGAGATTCTATTTTTTGAAATGATTTGTGAAAATAAAAAAAAGGTAATTACAAAAGATATGTTTGCAAAATTTGTATATGAGTATGAGCCAATGAGTGATAGTGCATTAAATAATTTTATTTTAAGACTTAGAAAAAGATTTGGAAAAAGTTTTTTACATACTATCCCTGATATAGGATATAAATTTATTTTATGATTAAAA
Coding sequences:
- a CDS encoding efflux RND transporter periplasmic adaptor subunit; the encoded protein is MKKFLSFALLFSTLYASESQTARAVIVSLDRTILSSEIAGEIIQLSKFEGDSFKKGESLIKIDCSVYKAQKRKIDVEKDIARLELEKNKKLDTFGSIGTFEIQISQENLNKQKAESDIAAINISRCDIKAPFDGKVATKKVSKYQNIKPQDELLEIVGVDNLEAKVVVPSSWLIWLKKGIEFDLGVDETQTTVKAQIVQIDSIVDPTSQSISIRAKLVEPFENIIPGMSATATFYQQNN
- a CDS encoding TolC family protein yields the protein MLKKVSKGVVISVVASFVITGCAVKPEAILKEDVKQMVKNDLTILSEVVQPVTKPISLDEAIQRGLEHNLQKRVKVLESALSQQQLDLVYYDMLPSLTASSGLSERNNYAASASTSFVNGEPQPLGSNPSYSVSQEKERTTADLTFSWNILDFGLSYVRAQQQADKFLIAQEKQKKVEHSLTQEIRRAYYQAVSSQDLLKRIQPMMVEVKQALEDSKKMQEQRVAKTPMEALSYQRELLDILRSLHTLESSLISAKVELAELMGLKPGIAFDLADKVEKDYEIPTIDMNLEEMEILALENRPELAESRYQERISEKEITAAKLKMLPGINLSASLSYENSDYLLNNDWYSYGANVSWNLLNVFKATEMNKLAKTQVEVAKEQKLALSMAVLSQVHLSIVKFNQAKKEYLLAKEYLTVADDIYDLTKIENEVNVNSRLILIKEKLNNILATLRYSSSYANVQNSYGRIFASLGINENKNSITDKVEEVTTEEISFNQKEKVIVEDIKEENKIVAKEEIKEFSENIETPLKKEVKIKDSIFNKNFNNSKIKIYENERLLINDKEYIVKKDDDISKISKKQGVSIKQIVVENFWLVEKNRVEFK
- a CDS encoding response regulator transcription factor → MNFFNDKKLLLLEDSNEFVENAIALFNMFVKKTLVAKNIKEAFEILETNKIDLIISDIHLKNECGFDFIKKFRETNNETPILILSGYKDEELLFKAMTLNLSGYLIKPINFKALIEAFEKCEEKIKFNNQTVIELKDGFKYDKDLKKLVKQDEIFELNKKEILFFEMICENKKKVITKDMFAKFVYEYEPMSDSALNNFILRLRKRFGKSFLHTIPDIGYKFIL